A genomic segment from Brucella pseudogrignonensis encodes:
- the xylB gene encoding xylulokinase has translation MYLGLDLGTSGVKALLIDDNQAVIGSAHGELDVSRPHPGWSEQDPAQWIKACETAIDGLRAAHPKEFAAVAGIGLSGQMHGATLLDEKDQVLRPCILWNDTRSYKEAAELDADPAFRAITGNIVFPGFTAPKLVWVARNEPDIFARTRKVLLPKDYLRLWLTGEYVSDMSDSAGTSWLDTGARKWSQELLAKTGLAESHMPALAEGSDATGNLRAELTAHWGLSTAPVVAGGAGDNAASACGMGTVQPGHAFVSLGTSGVLFAANGAYQPKPESAVHAFCHALPDTWHQMGVILSAASALDWFSRITGTSAHQLDAELGSTLNAPGSTTFLPYLSGERTPYNDAKIRGVFSGLDHETDRKAMTQAVLEGVAFAIRDNLVALQSAGTEIKSLIAVGGGSRSAYWLKSIATALNVPISLPEEGDFGAAFGAARLGLIAASGADPFAICTPPRTALTIEPEQALLSSYDEAYQRYHALYPALRPLA, from the coding sequence ATGTATCTCGGGCTTGATCTTGGAACATCAGGCGTCAAAGCGCTGCTGATTGATGACAATCAGGCCGTCATAGGCTCTGCCCATGGCGAACTTGACGTCTCTCGCCCACATCCTGGGTGGAGCGAACAGGATCCCGCACAATGGATCAAGGCTTGCGAAACAGCCATTGATGGTCTTCGGGCTGCACATCCAAAAGAGTTTGCAGCCGTAGCAGGGATTGGTCTTTCAGGCCAGATGCATGGCGCAACTTTGCTCGATGAAAAGGATCAGGTGCTACGCCCATGTATTCTTTGGAACGATACGCGTAGCTATAAAGAAGCCGCCGAACTCGACGCTGATCCAGCGTTCCGTGCAATCACCGGTAACATCGTTTTCCCCGGCTTTACGGCGCCTAAACTCGTTTGGGTCGCGCGCAATGAACCGGATATTTTCGCACGCACGCGCAAAGTGCTTTTGCCAAAGGATTATCTGCGTCTCTGGCTTACCGGCGAATATGTATCCGATATGTCGGATTCGGCTGGCACGAGCTGGCTCGACACCGGTGCACGTAAATGGTCGCAGGAACTGCTCGCCAAGACTGGCCTCGCTGAAAGTCACATGCCAGCGCTTGCGGAAGGCAGCGACGCAACCGGAAATTTGCGTGCTGAACTGACGGCTCATTGGGGGCTCTCAACCGCTCCGGTTGTTGCAGGCGGAGCGGGGGACAATGCTGCATCCGCTTGCGGCATGGGAACAGTGCAGCCCGGTCATGCCTTCGTGTCGCTGGGCACATCGGGCGTCTTGTTTGCTGCCAATGGTGCTTATCAGCCAAAGCCTGAAAGTGCCGTCCACGCCTTCTGCCATGCACTTCCCGATACATGGCATCAGATGGGTGTGATCCTGTCGGCTGCGAGTGCGCTCGATTGGTTCTCGCGTATCACTGGCACCAGCGCACATCAACTGGATGCAGAACTTGGCAGCACACTCAATGCCCCGGGAAGCACGACCTTCCTGCCTTATCTTTCCGGCGAGCGCACACCTTATAATGACGCTAAAATTCGTGGTGTCTTCAGCGGTCTCGACCATGAGACCGATCGCAAAGCAATGACGCAGGCAGTCCTTGAAGGTGTGGCTTTTGCCATCCGCGATAATCTTGTGGCACTGCAATCAGCTGGAACTGAGATCAAATCGCTGATCGCGGTCGGTGGCGGTTCAAGGTCTGCCTATTGGCTCAAATCCATAGCAACAGCATTGAATGTCCCAATTTCACTGCCTGAAGAAGGAGACTTTGGCGCAGCTTTTGGGGCCGCACGTCTCGGGCTGATTGCTGCAAGCGGTGCTGATCCTTTTGCGATCTGCACCCCCCCGCGCACGGCCCTCACCATCGAACCTGAACAGGCGCTGCTTTCATCTTATGACGAAGCTTATCAGCGCTATCACGCACTTTATCCCGCGTTGCGCCCTCTCGCATAA
- a CDS encoding substrate-binding domain-containing protein yields the protein MKPTVHDIARTAGVSLATVDRVLNDRPGVRDKTRERVTEAMNALGYVRDVSAANLARGRLYQFDFILPDNENTFMLSLRAEIEAAKERGPSERVLINLIPVPAFDEAALVKALNESAIRKPDGVAFVAVNTNPVRSACAKLTELGIHVVTLVSDLGDSSRAHYVGIDNGAAGRTAARLLGLFASGTDGAIAVIAGSLKVRDHQERFEGFKHSMETDFPGREILPVLEGFDESARVEKLVRELLNKRSDIAGIYSLGAGNNGLVQALDAHRGPRPLVVAHERDDVTSQALEEGLIHAVLAQDAGHEIRSAIRVLKATADRLSIVPGQEHIRIEIFLKDNLPQPY from the coding sequence ATGAAACCTACCGTCCACGATATAGCCAGAACTGCGGGTGTTAGCCTCGCCACGGTTGACCGTGTGCTCAATGATCGCCCCGGTGTAAGGGACAAGACTCGCGAACGCGTTACAGAAGCGATGAATGCACTTGGCTATGTACGAGATGTAAGTGCTGCTAATCTCGCACGCGGAAGGTTGTATCAGTTCGATTTCATTTTGCCGGATAATGAAAACACCTTCATGCTAAGCCTTCGGGCAGAAATTGAGGCTGCAAAAGAACGCGGTCCGTCCGAGCGTGTCTTAATCAACCTGATTCCTGTTCCAGCATTTGACGAGGCTGCACTTGTAAAGGCCCTCAATGAAAGCGCTATCCGTAAACCTGATGGGGTCGCATTTGTAGCGGTAAACACCAATCCGGTTCGTAGCGCTTGCGCGAAATTAACAGAACTTGGCATTCATGTGGTGACGCTCGTTTCTGATCTGGGTGACTCGTCACGCGCGCATTATGTCGGCATAGATAACGGCGCTGCGGGGCGCACTGCGGCGCGTCTGCTTGGGCTTTTTGCCAGCGGAACCGATGGCGCTATTGCCGTCATTGCAGGTTCGCTGAAAGTGCGTGACCATCAGGAGCGCTTTGAAGGTTTCAAACACTCTATGGAAACTGACTTTCCGGGTCGGGAAATTTTACCCGTTCTTGAAGGCTTTGACGAAAGCGCACGCGTCGAAAAACTGGTCCGTGAGCTGCTCAATAAGCGCAGTGACATTGCCGGTATTTATAGCCTCGGCGCGGGTAATAATGGCCTGGTACAGGCACTCGATGCCCATCGCGGCCCTCGCCCTCTCGTTGTTGCCCATGAGCGGGACGACGTGACATCACAGGCGCTGGAAGAAGGCCTTATCCATGCCGTTCTGGCACAAGATGCAGGGCATGAAATTCGCAGTGCCATCCGTGTTCTCAAAGCGACAGCGGACCGCCTTTCCATCGTGCCGGGACAGGAACACATTCGCATCGAAATCTTTCTTAAAGACAACCTGCCCCAGCCCTATTGA
- the xylF gene encoding D-xylose ABC transporter substrate-binding protein, whose amino-acid sequence MKRRNFLTGALVAAALGIGAMGAAPAFASPENPVIGFSIDDLRVERWARDRDYFIAAAEKLGAKVNVQSADGNEEKQVKQVENLISQGVDAIVIVPMNSKVFDAVVADAKASGIKVLSYDRLILNADIDAYISFDNERVGFMQAEAVLKEKPEGNYYLLGGSPTDNNAKLLRAGQEKALKEAVDSGKVKIVGSQWVKEWSPTEALSIMENALTANQNKIDAVVASNDGTAGGAIQALAAQGLAGKTAVSGQDSDLAAVKRLVDGTQTVTVYKPLKLIAEEAAKLTVQLVRDEKPEFNGKIDNGSKEVDTLLLTPTAVTKDNVDIYVKDGFYTKEQIEGK is encoded by the coding sequence ATGAAACGTCGTAATTTTTTGACAGGTGCGTTGGTTGCCGCAGCTTTGGGCATTGGTGCAATGGGGGCTGCACCAGCATTCGCATCGCCGGAAAATCCGGTTATCGGCTTTTCTATTGATGATCTTCGAGTAGAGCGTTGGGCGCGTGACCGCGATTATTTCATCGCAGCAGCGGAAAAGCTGGGCGCCAAGGTCAACGTTCAGTCGGCTGACGGCAACGAAGAAAAGCAGGTCAAGCAGGTTGAAAATCTGATCTCGCAGGGCGTTGATGCCATCGTGATCGTACCTATGAATTCCAAGGTTTTTGACGCTGTTGTGGCCGATGCGAAGGCTTCTGGCATCAAGGTTTTGTCCTATGACCGCCTGATCCTCAATGCAGACATTGATGCTTATATTTCATTCGATAATGAACGCGTTGGTTTCATGCAGGCGGAAGCCGTGCTGAAGGAAAAGCCAGAAGGCAATTATTACCTGCTGGGCGGTTCTCCAACCGACAACAATGCGAAGTTGCTTCGTGCTGGTCAGGAAAAGGCGCTGAAAGAAGCGGTTGATTCCGGCAAGGTCAAGATTGTTGGCTCGCAGTGGGTCAAGGAATGGAGCCCGACTGAAGCGCTTTCGATCATGGAAAATGCACTGACTGCAAACCAGAACAAGATTGACGCTGTTGTTGCTTCCAACGACGGTACAGCTGGTGGTGCAATTCAGGCTTTGGCTGCTCAGGGTCTTGCGGGCAAAACAGCAGTTTCCGGCCAGGATAGCGATCTCGCCGCTGTAAAACGTCTGGTTGATGGCACGCAGACAGTGACTGTTTACAAGCCGCTCAAGCTGATTGCTGAAGAAGCTGCAAAGTTGACGGTTCAGCTGGTTCGGGACGAAAAGCCCGAATTCAACGGCAAGATCGACAATGGTTCGAAGGAAGTTGATACATTGCTTCTCACGCCGACTGCTGTGACGAAGGACAATGTCGACATTTATGTCAAAGACGGCTTCTACACGAAGGAACAGATCGAAGGGAAGTAA